A genome region from Actinomycetota bacterium includes the following:
- the pstC gene encoding phosphate ABC transporter permease subunit PstC, with product MRVREKILENIFLLCALAAVVGVLLVFFFVTYKGFPIIQSVGLKGFLFSMDWTPSKNHYGILTFVIGSFLVTLGALLLGAPMAIMTAIFLSEIAPKPVKKIVRPAVELLAGIPSVVYGFFGLLIIVPVVRTVFGGSGIGLLTGWIILAIMILPTIATISEDAIRAVPRSYREASYGMGATRWQTIWRVVVPAARNGIIGATILGMGRAIGETMAVLMVLGNAPIIPTSITKPLGTLTSIIALDMSYASGDHQTALFAMGIVLFLISFLFVGIIRVVTGKRVGR from the coding sequence ATGAGAGTCAGAGAGAAAATCCTGGAAAACATTTTTCTGCTATGCGCGTTGGCTGCCGTTGTCGGCGTCCTGCTGGTGTTTTTCTTCGTGACCTATAAAGGCTTTCCTATAATCCAGAGCGTCGGCCTGAAAGGTTTTCTCTTCAGCATGGACTGGACCCCCTCCAAAAATCATTACGGGATTCTTACCTTTGTGATAGGCAGTTTTCTGGTTACGCTGGGGGCGTTACTTCTCGGCGCGCCGATGGCGATCATGACCGCCATATTCTTGTCGGAGATCGCGCCGAAACCTGTTAAGAAGATCGTCAGGCCGGCGGTCGAACTGCTGGCCGGTATCCCCTCCGTCGTATACGGGTTCTTCGGGCTGCTGATTATCGTGCCGGTCGTAAGAACGGTCTTCGGCGGTTCCGGAATCGGTTTGCTGACGGGCTGGATTATTCTGGCGATTATGATTCTACCGACCATCGCGACGATCTCCGAGGATGCTATCCGGGCCGTTCCGAGAAGCTACCGCGAGGCCAGTTACGGCATGGGCGCCACGCGCTGGCAAACGATATGGCGCGTCGTCGTCCCGGCCGCCCGCAACGGAATCATCGGCGCGACCATCTTAGGGATGGGGCGGGCTATCGGCGAGACGATGGCCGTCCTTATGGTTCTCGGAAACGCGCCTATCATACCAACCAGTATTACGAAGCCTTTAGGCACATTGACCAGCATCATTGCTCTGGATATGTCTTATGCTTCCGGTGATCACCAGACGGCGCTGTTCGCCATGGGCATCGTTCTTTTTCTGATATCTTTCTTATTTGTCGGCATCATCAGAGTCGTGACCGGGAAGCGGGTCGGTAGATGA
- the pstA gene encoding phosphate ABC transporter permease PstA yields the protein MNSRIVDRIAIGILWLNGFLTIIILSVIIGYIVVKGLPAMSLSFIFTSPKGIEQSGGIFPTIVASLYVTILSVLICSPVAVGAAIYLSEYVKEGRLTQIIRFGSDTLASVPSIVLGLFGLSLFVYILGLGWSIISGALTLTLMILPILMRTTEDALKAVPNAWRSGSMGLGATRWQTIRRVVMPAAMPRILTGVVLAVGRVFGETAVLMFTVGMAVNLPIFPTEPGRTMPTHLYLLATEGISMKTAYGTALLLMAIILLFNLSARRMFKGNR from the coding sequence ATGAACAGCAGGATAGTCGACCGAATCGCGATAGGGATACTGTGGTTAAACGGCTTTCTGACGATTATCATCCTGAGTGTGATAATCGGCTATATCGTCGTCAAGGGTTTGCCGGCCATGAGCTTGAGCTTTATTTTTACTTCGCCCAAGGGCATCGAGCAATCGGGAGGCATTTTCCCGACCATTGTCGCCAGCTTGTATGTCACTATCCTATCCGTTCTTATCTGCTCGCCCGTTGCGGTAGGCGCGGCCATCTACCTTTCGGAGTACGTCAAGGAAGGCAGGTTGACACAGATTATCAGGTTCGGTTCGGACACCTTGGCCAGCGTGCCTTCGATCGTTCTAGGCCTGTTCGGTCTGTCTTTGTTTGTCTATATATTAGGTTTGGGCTGGTCGATTATCTCCGGCGCCTTGACTCTTACGTTGATGATTCTGCCGATATTGATGAGGACGACCGAGGATGCCCTGAAAGCTGTGCCTAACGCCTGGCGCAGCGGCAGCATGGGCTTGGGCGCGACTAGATGGCAGACCATCCGCCGGGTGGTCATGCCGGCGGCGATGCCTCGCATTCTGACGGGCGTCGTCCTGGCGGTCGGCCGGGTGTTCGGCGAGACGGCCGTTTTGATGTTTACAGTCGGCATGGCGGTAAATCTGCCGATTTTCCCGACGGAGCCAGGCCGCACGATGCCGACCCATCTGTATCTGCTGGCGACTGAAGGCATCTCCATGAAAACCGCTTACGGG